Genomic DNA from Alicyclobacillus fastidiosus:
TCACCACCGCAGTGTCCGGCAGGGCTTTCCCGAAGTCGTGTATTGCGAAGGGAAGACACCTGAGCAGTCGGCTGCGATCCTCAGCCGGCTGGGTGCCGCCGGGCAAGGTCCGGTCCTGGGGACGCGCGCAAACGACCAGGTGTTCGAGTTGGTTAAACAGAGTGTACCCGATATGCAATATGATCCGTTGTCGAGAACGGTGTTCCTAAAGCGAGGCATCCCGTCCCCGATTGGCGACGTAGCGATTGTTTGCGCTGGGACCTCTGACCTACCTGTGGCTGAGGAGGCCGCCATCACGGCCGAGCTCATGGGGGCCGCCGTCACACGGGTTACTGACGTCGGGGTCGCCGGGATCCATCGGCTCTTCGCACATCTGGACACCTTGTATAAGGCCCGCGTTCTGGTCGTTGTTGCTGGCATGGAAGGCGCACTCGTGAGCGTTGTGGCGGGATTGGTCCATCAGCCAGTGATCGCGGTTCCGACCAGCGTCGGGTACGGGACGAACTTTGCTGGAGTGACGCCCTTGTTATCGATGTTAAATACCTGCTCGTCCGGGGTTGGCGTCGTGAATATCGACAATGGATTCGGAGCTGGTTATTTGGCCGGCATGATCAATCGAATGGGGATATCGGCATGAAGCGTGTGGCATATATTGAGTGCTCATCTGGTGCGAGTGGGGACATGTTTCTTGGAGCTTGGCTGGACTTAGGCATCGATGAGAGAGCGTGGATGAATCTCCTGCGAAAATTGAACGTCACCGAATACCGTCTATCGCAGCGGACGGTGTACAAGAACGGAATTCGCTCCAACAAGGTCGACGTCATTCTCGAAGCGGACGAGCACCATCATGAGCACCATCATGAGCACCATCATCGGCATTTACCGGATATATACAATTTATTAGATCAAAGCCAACTGCCGGAGCCCGTCTTGCACAAGAGCAAAGAGGCATTTCGATTGCTTGCGCAGGCGGAAGGCAAGATTCACGGCTTAC
This window encodes:
- the larB gene encoding nickel pincer cofactor biosynthesis protein LarB translates to MKDYREILEAVQHHRMTVDEGVESLRHLDVEDLGFAQLDHHRSVRQGFPEVVYCEGKTPEQSAAILSRLGAAGQGPVLGTRANDQVFELVKQSVPDMQYDPLSRTVFLKRGIPSPIGDVAIVCAGTSDLPVAEEAAITAELMGAAVTRVTDVGVAGIHRLFAHLDTLYKARVLVVVAGMEGALVSVVAGLVHQPVIAVPTSVGYGTNFAGVTPLLSMLNTCSSGVGVVNIDNGFGAGYLAGMINRMGISA